In Zingiber officinale cultivar Zhangliang chromosome 1A, Zo_v1.1, whole genome shotgun sequence, a genomic segment contains:
- the LOC121999586 gene encoding 60S acidic ribosomal protein P2B-like, whose amino-acid sequence MKIVAAYLRAVLGGNPNPSADDIRSILESVGAEAEDKRINHFLAEVKGKDITEVIAAGREKFASVPSGGSVAAIGVAAPGSGGAGGTPAAEEPKKEEKVEEKEESDEVKLPVFPSRKFLFPT is encoded by the exons ATGAAAATTGTGGCGGCTTATCTCCGGGCCGTCCTCGGCGGCAACCCCAACCCCTCCGCCGATGATATCCGATCCATCCTTGAATCAG TGGGAGCGGAGGCAgag gatAAGAGGATCAACCACTTCCTCGCGGAAGTCAAGGGCAAGGACATAACGGAAGTCATCGCTGCCGGCCGGGAGAAGTTCGCTTCCGTGCCCTCCGGTGGCTCTGTGGCTGCCATCGGGGTCGCCGCCCCTGGTAGCGGCGGCGCGGGCGGCACCCCAGCTGCAGAGGAGcctaagaaggaggagaaggtggaggagaaggaggaaTCCGACGAGGTGAAACTCCCTGTCTTTCCCTCCCGCAAATTTTTGTTTCCGACATAA